A region of the Longimicrobium sp. genome:
GCGGGGCTCCCCACGTCCACCGGCAGGAAGCGGCCGCGCATCAGCCACCCCGCCCCCACCAGGAGCGCGAGCAGCGCCACGACACCCGCGACCGCCATCCACTGCCTGCGATTGCCGCTCGTCATCGTCCAACGACTGGTCGTTCAACTGCGAACTGCTGAACTGCGTGTTTGGGCGTGTCCCTCCGCTGCGCTCCGGGCCGGGCTGCGCGCGCGGTAAGGCAGCAAACAACGCTGCCCAACCGCGCCGGGCCACCGCCGCCACGATACCCCTGTGGCGGCGCCGTCCCGGCCCTCCGGGCGCGCATCCCTCACGCACGTGCCGGTCGGTGGGGTACCGACGCGGGGCCACCGCCGTTCCCCCGGTTGAAACCGGAGGCTACAACGGCACAAAGTCCGCCTGCGCGACTGCGATGGCGGGCCCGGCGCTTCGCCCCACCACCCTCGCGGCGCCGGCGCGGTCGAGGCATGCCTCGCCCCTACGAGCCGTTCCCGCGTCTCGCCCATCACGAGCGAAGCGAGGAGGTCCCTCCCCCAGGCTGTTTTGGGGGAGGGACAGGCGCCTCAGGCGCCAGGGAGAGGGCCCCGCGCCGGCATCCGCCGCAGGGCGCCAACCCTACCGCCGCCGCTCCGGGATGCGGATCGTGTCCCTCGGCTCCGCGGGCGGCGGCTCGGGCGGCGGCTCCTGGGGCTCGCCCGGCTCCCCGGGCTCCGCCGGCTGCAGGGTGTCCACCGGCACCACCACGGGCGGCGGGTTGGGGTCGGGGCCCGCCAGCACCACGCGCACCGCGCTCCCCATCCGCAGGCTGTCGCCCGCCGCCGGAGCCTGCGAGAGCACCGTGCCGCGCGGCTCGGCCGAGAGCGAGTCGTAGCTCACCCTCCCCAGCCTGAGCCCCACCGCCTCCAGCCGTGCCGCCGCGTCGCCCTCGTCCAGCGCCAGCACGCTGGGGACCAGCACCTTCGGCGGCCCGGCCGAGAGCGTCAGCGTCACCGTCCCGGGCATCGGCATGCGCGTGCCGGCCTTCGGGTCCATCCCCAGCAGCTTCCCCTCGGGGCTGTCGTCGACCACCGAGGCCAGCCGCACCCGGAAGCCCATCCGCTGCAGGAGCGCCACCGCGTCGTCCTTCCCCAGTCCGGTGATGGAGGGCACCGCGCGCCGCTCCGGCCCCTGGCTGACGATCACCTCCACCTCGCTCCCGCGCGCCGCCTCCTGCCCGGGGAGCGGCACCTGCGCCAGCACCCGCCCCGCGCGGACGGTGGGGTGCGAGAGCGAGTCGCCGATCTGCGCCTCGAGCCCCACCCGGTCGAAGGCGCGCCGGGCCTGCGCCAGCGTCTTCCCCCGCACGTCGGGCACCGTCACGATCGCCGAGCGGCCGAAGGGGAAGAAGAGGAGCGTGATGAAGACGTAGCCGAGCAGGAACCCCGCCAGCCCGCAGTAGATCACGTACTTGAGGATCTTGCGCTCGTTGAAGTACGTGGCCACCCGCTCGGGCACGCGGGGGCGCCAGCGCCGCCCCGGCGGCGCGGGCCGCGCGGGCGCCCTCACGCGCGCCTCTCCAGGCGGGCCGCGAAGGCGCCGTCCACGCCGTGGCGCTGCGGCAGCACGCACAGGCGGCCGGCCGCGTCCAGCAGCTCGGGCGCCACGGCGCCCTCCGCCGGCCGGGGCGCGAACTCCGGATGGTCCGCCAGGAAGGCCTCCACTCGCTCCTCGTTCTCCTCGCGCTCCAGCGAGCACGTCGAGTACACCAGCACCCCGCCGGGCCGCACCAGCGCCGCGGCCGCCTGCAGCAGCTCGGCCTGCAGCCGCGCGAGCGCCTCCAGGTCGTCCGGCGCCACCCGCCAGCGCCCGTCGGGGTGCCGGCGGAAGGTGCCCGTCCCCGTGCACGGCGCGTCCAGGAGCACAGCGTCCGCCGCCCGGAAAGGGGGAAGGCGCGCGTCCGCCGCCACCGCGCCGAGGCGCTCCGCCCACCCCACCCGCGCCGCGTTCTCCACCACGCGCTTGAGACGCCGGGGCGAGAGGTCCGCGGCCGCCACCCGGGCCGCGCTCTCCGCCAGCCCCAGCGCCTTCCCCCCCGGCGCCGCGCACACGTCCAGCACCGTCGCCCCGGCGGGCACGGCCGCGTAGCGCACCACCAGCGCGGCCGCCGGGTCCTGCACCACGGCCGGGATCGCCGCCAGCGCCTCCGCGGCGGACGCGGGGGGCAGCACCCGCAGCGAGTCGGGCGAGACCGGCACCGGCACCCCCTCCACGCCCGCCTCGTGCAGCCGCGCCGCCGCGTCGGGGAGCGAGAGCCCCAGCGGCCGCACGTACAGCTCGGGGCGCGCGTTGTCGGCCTCCACCAGCAGCCGCGCGTCGTCGGCCCCCCAGCGGGCGATCCACCGCTCCACCACCCAGCGCGGGTGCGAGCCCCAGGTGGCCAGGTGGCCGGCGGGGTCGCGCTCGAAGGCGGGGAAGCGGATCGACTCGCGCCGCCGCTGCAGGTTCTGCAGCACGCCGTTCACCAGCCCCGCCGCGCGCTCCGCGCCGCCCGCGCGCGCGAGCTCCACCGACTGCGAGACGGCGGCGTACGGCGGCACGCTCCCCATCTCCAGGAGCTGGTAGGCGCCCAGGCGCAGCACGTCCAGCACCACGGGCTCCAGCTTGTCCACGCCCCCGCGCACCAGCGCGCCCAGCAGGTGGTCGATGCGCCCGCGCAGGCGGAAGGTGCCGTAGACCAGCTCCTGCGCCCAGGCGCGGTCGCGCGGCTCCAGCCCCGCCGCGGCGTGGTCGAAGGCGCGGTCGGCCAAGTCGCCGCCGCGGACGCGCTCCAGCACCCGCAGCGCCGCCCTGCGCGCCGCCGTCGCCCGGCCCGTCTTCATCCGCCGCGCCCCGTCCGGCAAAGGAAAACGGTGCAGATCGAGGCGCGCGAGGAGTCCCCGACCGAGGCGTACGGGGTCGTACGCCGCGGGGAGCGGCGACGAGCAGCAACGCGGAGTTGCGCCATTTTCCGCAGCCGGTCAGTCGAGCATCCCCGCGAGGGGGGACGAGGGGACGGCGCGCTCCCGCTTCGGCATCCGCCCGGCGAGGTACGCGAGGCGGCCGGCCTCGGTCGCCAGCGCCATCGCGCGGGCCATGCGCACGGGGTCCCGCGCCTCGGCCAGCGCGGTGTTCATCAGGATCCCGTCGACCCCCTGCTCCATCGTGACCGCCGCGTCCGAGGCCGTCCCCACCCCCGCGTCGACGATAACGGGGACACAGAGGCGGGCCTTGATGGTGCGCACGTTGTAGGGGTTCACCAGCCCCAGCCCGCTCCCGATCGGCGAGGCCAGCGGCATCACCGCGGCGCACCCGGCGTCCTCCAGCCGCAGCGCGGTGATCAGGTCGTCGTTGGTGTAGGCCAGCACCGTGAAGCCGTCCGCCACCAGCTCCTTCGCCGCGCGGACGGTGGCCTCGGCGTCGGGGAGCAGCGTCTCCTGGTCGCCGATCACCTCCAGCTTCACCCAGTCGGTGAACCCCGCCGCCCGCGCCAGCCGCGCGTAGCGGACGGCGTCCTCGGCGGTGTAGCAGCCGGCCGTGTTGGGGAGGAGGAGGAAGCGCTCGGGGTCCAGGTGGAAGAGGACGCCCTCCTCCTTCGTGCGGTCGAGGTCCACGCGCCGAACGGCGACGGTGACCACCTCGGCGCCGGACGCCTCGATGGCGCGCACCATCAGGTCGTTGCCGCGGTACTTCCCCGTGCCGACCATGAGCCGCGAGCGCAGCGCCCGCCCCGCGATCACCAGGGGCTCGTCCATCACCTGCGGCTCCAGCACCGTCGCCATGTATCCCTCCACTGAAATCGAAGATCGACCCTCACCCCGGGCGGCCCTCACCCGGCCGCCTTAGGGCGTCCACCCTCTCCCAACTGCGGGAGAGGGTACTTTGCGGGCTCGGCGCAGGACGAATCCCATCGTCGCGCGCGGATCTCACCCCGGGAGTCCACGCAGGCGGATTTTGCGCCGTCGTAGCGGTGATTTCAATCGCCCTACTGGCCCCGACCCCCTCACCCGCCCCCGACGAAGTGCACCAGCTCGTACGCGTCCCCCGGCTCCACCGCGGTCGTCTCCAGCGCGTCGCGGCGCAGGATGTCGCCGTTGCGCTCGACGACCACCATGCGCGGGTGGAGGTCGAGGTGCGCGAGCAGCCCCGCCACGGTGAGCCTCGCCGGGACCTCGCGCTCGTCGCCGTTCACGCGGACGCGCACCGCCTCGTCCGCCGCCGTCTCTATCGTCGCCATGCCTTCAGGTACCTCGTCACTGCGTCAGCGGGATCGGAAGCGTCCCATACGCCACGAACCACCGCCACGCCCGCGGCGCGCGCAGCTCGCGCCTCGCGCGCCCGCTTCGGCGTCACGCCCCCGATCGCGATCGTCGGGATGCCGAGCGCGGCGATCTGGCGGACCAGCCCGGTCCCGGCGCCGGGCCGGTCGGGGTGCGACGGCGTCTCCCAGATCGTGCCGGCCAGCACGAAGTCCGCGCCGGCCGCGCGCGCGTCCCGCGCCTCGTCCACCGAGTGCACGGAGGCGCCCAGCAGGTAGTCCGGGCCCAGCACCCGCCGCGCGTCGGCCGGGAGCAGCCCGCGGGCGCCCACCTGCGCGCCATCCGCTGCGGCCGCGAGCGCCACGTCCACGCGGTCGTTGACCACGAGCCAGGCGTCCGCGCCCAGCACCGGGTCCCGCAGCGCGCGCGCGAGCTCGTACAGCCGCCGGCCGGACGCGCGCGGGGCGCGCAGGTGGAAGACGAGGTGCGGCCCGCCGCTCTCCAGGACCCGCTCCGCCTGGCGGAGGAAGTCCTTCCGCGCCACCACCGCGTCGTCGGTGACGACGTGCAGCGGCGGGATGGGATTCGGCTTCACGTCGGAAACCCACCGGCGCGGGGCTCAGCCCTCCAGGCCGAAGCGGTCGCCCACGGCAACGCCGCGCCCGCGCACCCACTCGCCGGCGCCCATGCGGCGCTTCCCCGGCGGCTGCACCTCGCGCACGCGCACGGCGCCCTCGCCCGCGGCGACCAGCACGCCCTCCTCGTCCGCCGCCAGCACGGTGCCCGGCTCGCCGGCGCCGCCCTCCACGCGCGGGCGGAAGAGCTTCACCGGGCCGCGCGCGCCGAGCGGGCTCCAGGCACCCGGGACGTCGTCGAGCCCGCGGATCCAGAGCGCCAGCTCCGCCGCGGGGCGCGTCCAGTCGAGCCGCGCCGACGCGCGGTCCAGCTTGGGCGCGTAGGTCGCCCTGCCGTGGTCCTGCGGCTCCTGGACGAGCTGGCCGTCCTCCAGGAGCGCCAGCGCCTCCACCAGCGCCTCGGCCCCGATCTCGGCCAGGCGCCCCGCCAGCTCGCACCCGGCCTCCTCCGGCTCGATCGGCTCCTCCACCCTGAGCAGCATCGGCCCCGAGTCGAGCCCCGCGTCCATGCGCATGATGGTGACGCCCGTCATCTCGAGCCCGCGGATGATGGCCCACTGCACCGGCGCCGCCCCGCGCAGCTCGGGAAGGAGCGACGCGTGGATGTTCACCGAGCCGAGGCGCGGCAGGTCCAGCACCTCGGGCCGGAGGATCTGCCCGTAGGCGACCACCACGGAGAGGTCCGGGTCGAACGAGCGCAGCCGGGCCAGGAAGTCGTCCCCGCGCGCCCGCTCCGGCTGCAGCACGGGGATTCCCTCCGCCAGCGCTTCCTCCTTCACGGGAGAGAAGTGCACCTCGCGGCCGCGCCCCGCGGGCCGGTCGGGCCGGGTGACCACCGCCACCACGTCGTGCCCCTCCTCGCCCAGCGCGCGCAGCGCCGGGATGGAGAAGTCGGGCGTCCCCCAGAAGACGATCTTCACGAGGCGAGCTTCCGGTACTTGCGCAGCACCATGTTGCGCTTGAGCGGCGACAGGCGGTCGATGAACAGCACCCCGTCCAGGTGGTCGATCTCGTGCTGGAGGCAGCGCGCCAGCATCGCCTCGGCCTCGATGCGCACGGGGTTCCCCGCGCGGTCCAGCCCCTCGACGGTGACGGCGAACGGGCGTTCCACCACGCCGGTGACGCCGGGGATGCTCAGGCACCCCTCCTCCATCTTGTCGAGCTGCGGGCCGGCCTCCACCACGCGCGGGTTGTACAGCGCGAACGGCTCCACGTCGGGCTCGTTGACGTCCACCACGATCACCCGCCGGGAGACGCCAACCTGGGGCGCGGCCAGGCCGATCCCCTTCTGCTCGTACATGGTCTCGAACATGTCGTCGATCAGCCGGTCCAGCTCCGGGTCCGGCCCCGCGACCTCTTCCGCCCGGCGCCGGAGCACCTCCGACCCGAGCAGCTCCACCTTGAGCACTGCCATCGTTAGTCCTAAGTGCTAAGTCCTTAGTGCCCAGTGCCCAGTGCCCAGGATTCAGTACCCGGCACTCGGCACTCGGCGCTCGGCACTTCTTTTCCTCGATCTTACTTCTCCGAAGCGGCCGGCGTGGCCCGGCGCGTGATGCGGGCGCGCTCCACCACCACGGTCGAATTGCCGGTGCGCAGCTGCACCGTGTCGTCCTTGATGGAAATGATCTCGCCGATCAGCCCCCCCGCCGTCACCACCTGGTCGCCCTTCTGCAGGCTGTCGACGAGCCTCTGGTGCTCCTTCACCTGCCGCCGCTGGGGGACGATCAGGAGGAAGTAGAAGATCGCCAGCATCCCCAGCAGGGGGAGCAGGTTCACCAGCGGGTTGGCCCCGCCCTGGGGTGCGCCCTGCAGCAGAATCGCCATCGCGTGCATCTATTCCGTCTCCGTCTCGAGTGTCCGCCGGTTCACTTTCGCACTCACGCACTTCCCACCGCCGCCCCCCGGAACCGCTCCAGCCACGCCCGGCTCCACCCGGCGAACCCGCCGGCCAGGATCTTCTCGCGCGCCGTGGCGGCGAGGTTCACCAGGAAGTGCAGGTTGTGGATCGAAAGCAGCCGCATCGAGAGCGCCTCGCCCGCCACGAACAGGTGGCGCAGGTAGGCGCGCGTGTACGTGCGGCAGGTGTAGCAGCCGCAGTCCGGGTCCAGCGGCCCGCGGTCGGTCAGGAAGCGGCGCTGCTTGATGTTCACCTGCCCCTCGGCCGTGATCCACACCGCCCCGTTGCGCCCGTTGCGGGTGGGCGCCACGCAGTCGAACATGTCGATGCCGCGGCCGATCGCCTCCAGCAGGTCGTCGGGGTAGCCCACGCCCATCAGGTAGCGCGGCAGGGGCGGCGGCAGGTGCGGCTCCAGCACCTCGATCATCCGGTACATCACCGGCTTGGGCTCGCCCACCGACAGCCCGCCGACGGCAATTCCGTGCCAGTCGCCCGCCGCCAGCGTCCCCCGCGCGCTGGCGACGCGCAGGTCGGGGTGGATGCCGCCCTGCACGATCGGGAACAGCGCCTGGCCCGCCCCGCGGTCGTCCTCGCGCTGGATCTCGTCGAAGCGGCGGCGGCAGCGCTCCAGCCAGCGCAGCGTGCGCTCGTACGCCTCGGTCGCCACCTCGCGGCTCGACTGCCCCGGCGGGCACTGGTCGAAGGCCATGATCACGTCGGCCCCCAGCGCGTGCTCGATCTCCATCACCCGCTCGGGGGTGAAGAGGTGGCGGCTGCCGTCGATGTGGCTCTGGAACTCGACCCCCTCCTCGCCGATGGTGCTGATGTCGGCCAGCGAGAACACCTGGAAGCCGCCCGAGTCGGTCAGGATCGGCCGGCTCCACCCCTGGAAGCGGTGCAGCCCGCCCAGCTCGCGCACCACCTCGTGGCCGGGGCGCAGGTACAGGTGGTACGTGTTCCCCAGGATGATCTCGGCGCCGAGCGCCTCCACCTCTTCGGGGGTGAGCGTCTTCACCGTGGCCTGCGTGCCCACGGGCATGAACACGGGCGTCCGCACCTGCCCGTGCGGGAGCGTGAGCGTCCCCGCGCGCGCGGCGCCCTCCGCCGCCTCGATCTCGAACTCGAACAGGGCTCGCTTCCGGCTCGGTTTCCGGTGGTCCCGGAGGACTCGCGGTCCTCCGGCACGGTTCACGGTAAACCGGTAGTTTGCGGAACCGGGGGGGAGAAAGCAAGGCAGGGAAAAACACTTAGCGGAGATGGATCACCCCTCCCGCCGCAGCCGGAGCAGCCCCTCCTGTGCGGTGGAGGCCACCAGCGCGCCATCGCGGGTGAAGATGGAGCCGCGGGTGAAGCCGCGCGCGCCGGCCGCGGTGGGGCTGTCGGTGGTGTAGAGGAGCCAGTCGTCCACGCGGAAGGGGCGATGCAGCCACACGGCGTGGTCCAGGCTGGCGGCCTGCACGTCGCGCCGCAGGAACGACAGACCGTGCGGCAGCAGCGCCGTCCCCAGCAGCCCGTAGTCCGACGCGTACGCCAGCACCGCCTGGTGCAGGATCGGGTCGTCGGGCATGGCGCCCTCGGCGCGGAACCACATGTGCTTGAGCGGCTCCCGCCGGTCCGGCGCGAAGGGGTTCACCGGGTCCACGGGGCGGAAGTCGATCGGCCGGTCCTGCGTGTACACGCCCCGCAGCGGCTCGGGGATGCGCTCGGCCATCGCGCGCACCAGGTCCAGCTCGCGCGGCACCGCCTCCGGCGGCGGCACCTCGGGCATCGGCGCGGAGTGCCCGATGCCTTCCTCGCCGACGTGGAACGAGCAGAGCATGCTGAAGATCTCCCGCCCCTGCTGGATCGCCAGCACGCGCCGCGTGGTGAAGCTCTTCCCGTCGCGGATGCGGTCGACCTGGTAGAGCACCGGCGTGTCCAGGTCGCCGGGGAGCATGAAGTAGCCGTGCAGCGAGTGCGCGGTGCGCCCCTCCACCGTCTGCCCCGCCGCCACCAGCCCCTGCGCCAGCACCTGCCCGCCGAACACCCGCCCCGAGCCGATGTCGCGGTTCTGGCCGCGGAACAGGTTCAGCTCCAGCCGCTCCAGCTCCAGCAGGCGGAGGAGGAGGTCCAGGGGCTGTCCGTCGGGGTCGCCTGTGCCGCTCATGCTGGCTCGTGGTTGCGGGAAAGACCGGCGGCTGCGCGCGCCAATCTCTCCTCGCCGCCCGCCGAGCACAACCAGGGCTCGCGGGAAGAACTCCCGCGAGCCCTGAAAGCACCTCTCTCTGCCTTCGTCATGTCCACCTTCTCCCAGACTTGGGAGAGGGTTGCCGCTCTAAGGCGGCGGGTGAGGGCTCCGTCAGTCGCCGAGCTTCGCGATCTTGCCGATGAAGAGGATGGTGCCCGAGAAGCGCTCCCGGATCGCGAAGACGAAGGGACGGTCGGCGCGGAACGACGGCGGGACGGACACGAGACCCACGTTGACGCTGGTGACGGCCGCGGCCTCGGTGCCCTCCTCGTTCACCTCCACGAAGCTCTTCTGCAGCACCTCGCTGACGTAAACGCCGCCCGCGGGGGAGAGCGCCGTGAAGTCGGCGGCGTCGGTGAACGCCAGCGGCATCCCCAGCGCCTTCAGCGCGTCGTTGAGGGTCTTCTCGTACGTCACCCGGAAGCGCGGGAGGAAGACGCTCATCTCCGTCTCCTGCACCCCGTCGAGCGCCGCGGTGATCTCCTGCCACCGCGCGGCGTCCAGCGAGCCCACCAGCGCGTCGACGCCGTGCCCCTCGCGGGGAAGGACCACGGTCATCACGAACGCGCCGTTGCCGTAGGGGAGGTCCACCGCCTGGTACTCGGGTCTCCAGACGTGGCGGTAGTTCCCGCCGCGGACCATCAGCGGCACGGTGCGGTCCACGCCGTCGGCGCCGTGGAAGGGCGCCTGCGTGGTCTGCGCCGGGTCGAACGCGGCGCGCCAGCTTCCC
Encoded here:
- a CDS encoding PASTA domain-containing protein; translation: MRAPARPAPPGRRWRPRVPERVATYFNERKILKYVIYCGLAGFLLGYVFITLLFFPFGRSAIVTVPDVRGKTLAQARRAFDRVGLEAQIGDSLSHPTVRAGRVLAQVPLPGQEAARGSEVEVIVSQGPERRAVPSITGLGKDDAVALLQRMGFRVRLASVVDDSPEGKLLGMDPKAGTRMPMPGTVTLTLSAGPPKVLVPSVLALDEGDAAARLEAVGLRLGRVSYDSLSAEPRGTVLSQAPAAGDSLRMGSAVRVVLAGPDPNPPPVVVPVDTLQPAEPGEPGEPQEPPPEPPPAEPRDTIRIPERRR
- the rsmB gene encoding 16S rRNA (cytosine(967)-C(5))-methyltransferase RsmB encodes the protein MKTGRATAARRAALRVLERVRGGDLADRAFDHAAAGLEPRDRAWAQELVYGTFRLRGRIDHLLGALVRGGVDKLEPVVLDVLRLGAYQLLEMGSVPPYAAVSQSVELARAGGAERAAGLVNGVLQNLQRRRESIRFPAFERDPAGHLATWGSHPRWVVERWIARWGADDARLLVEADNARPELYVRPLGLSLPDAAARLHEAGVEGVPVPVSPDSLRVLPPASAAEALAAIPAVVQDPAAALVVRYAAVPAGATVLDVCAAPGGKALGLAESAARVAAADLSPRRLKRVVENAARVGWAERLGAVAADARLPPFRAADAVLLDAPCTGTGTFRRHPDGRWRVAPDDLEALARLQAELLQAAAALVRPGGVLVYSTCSLEREENEERVEAFLADHPEFAPRPAEGAVAPELLDAAGRLCVLPQRHGVDGAFAARLERRA
- a CDS encoding thiazole synthase, which codes for MATVLEPQVMDEPLVIAGRALRSRLMVGTGKYRGNDLMVRAIEASGAEVVTVAVRRVDLDRTKEEGVLFHLDPERFLLLPNTAGCYTAEDAVRYARLARAAGFTDWVKLEVIGDQETLLPDAEATVRAAKELVADGFTVLAYTNDDLITALRLEDAGCAAVMPLASPIGSGLGLVNPYNVRTIKARLCVPVIVDAGVGTASDAAVTMEQGVDGILMNTALAEARDPVRMARAMALATEAGRLAYLAGRMPKRERAVPSSPLAGMLD
- the thiS gene encoding sulfur carrier protein ThiS — protein: MATIETAADEAVRVRVNGDEREVPARLTVAGLLAHLDLHPRMVVVERNGDILRRDALETTAVEPGDAYELVHFVGGG
- a CDS encoding thiamine phosphate synthase; the encoded protein is MKPNPIPPLHVVTDDAVVARKDFLRQAERVLESGGPHLVFHLRAPRASGRRLYELARALRDPVLGADAWLVVNDRVDVALAAAADGAQVGARGLLPADARRVLGPDYLLGASVHSVDEARDARAAGADFVLAGTIWETPSHPDRPGAGTGLVRQIAALGIPTIAIGGVTPKRAREARAARAAGVAVVRGVWDASDPADAVTRYLKAWRR
- the fmt gene encoding methionyl-tRNA formyltransferase produces the protein MKIVFWGTPDFSIPALRALGEEGHDVVAVVTRPDRPAGRGREVHFSPVKEEALAEGIPVLQPERARGDDFLARLRSFDPDLSVVVAYGQILRPEVLDLPRLGSVNIHASLLPELRGAAPVQWAIIRGLEMTGVTIMRMDAGLDSGPMLLRVEEPIEPEEAGCELAGRLAEIGAEALVEALALLEDGQLVQEPQDHGRATYAPKLDRASARLDWTRPAAELALWIRGLDDVPGAWSPLGARGPVKLFRPRVEGGAGEPGTVLAADEEGVLVAAGEGAVRVREVQPPGKRRMGAGEWVRGRGVAVGDRFGLEG
- the def gene encoding peptide deformylase, which gives rise to MAVLKVELLGSEVLRRRAEEVAGPDPELDRLIDDMFETMYEQKGIGLAAPQVGVSRRVIVVDVNEPDVEPFALYNPRVVEAGPQLDKMEEGCLSIPGVTGVVERPFAVTVEGLDRAGNPVRIEAEAMLARCLQHEIDHLDGVLFIDRLSPLKRNMVLRKYRKLAS
- the yajC gene encoding preprotein translocase subunit YajC, whose amino-acid sequence is MHAMAILLQGAPQGGANPLVNLLPLLGMLAIFYFLLIVPQRRQVKEHQRLVDSLQKGDQVVTAGGLIGEIISIKDDTVQLRTGNSTVVVERARITRRATPAASEK
- the tgt gene encoding tRNA guanosine(34) transglycosylase Tgt is translated as MNRAGGPRVLRDHRKPSRKRALFEFEIEAAEGAARAGTLTLPHGQVRTPVFMPVGTQATVKTLTPEEVEALGAEIILGNTYHLYLRPGHEVVRELGGLHRFQGWSRPILTDSGGFQVFSLADISTIGEEGVEFQSHIDGSRHLFTPERVMEIEHALGADVIMAFDQCPPGQSSREVATEAYERTLRWLERCRRRFDEIQREDDRGAGQALFPIVQGGIHPDLRVASARGTLAAGDWHGIAVGGLSVGEPKPVMYRMIEVLEPHLPPPLPRYLMGVGYPDDLLEAIGRGIDMFDCVAPTRNGRNGAVWITAEGQVNIKQRRFLTDRGPLDPDCGCYTCRTYTRAYLRHLFVAGEALSMRLLSIHNLHFLVNLAATAREKILAGGFAGWSRAWLERFRGAAVGSA
- the tesB gene encoding acyl-CoA thioesterase II, producing MSGTGDPDGQPLDLLLRLLELERLELNLFRGQNRDIGSGRVFGGQVLAQGLVAAGQTVEGRTAHSLHGYFMLPGDLDTPVLYQVDRIRDGKSFTTRRVLAIQQGREIFSMLCSFHVGEEGIGHSAPMPEVPPPEAVPRELDLVRAMAERIPEPLRGVYTQDRPIDFRPVDPVNPFAPDRREPLKHMWFRAEGAMPDDPILHQAVLAYASDYGLLGTALLPHGLSFLRRDVQAASLDHAVWLHRPFRVDDWLLYTTDSPTAAGARGFTRGSIFTRDGALVASTAQEGLLRLRREG
- a CDS encoding serpin family protein — protein: MGRALVRSTLTGLAAAALLAACEGSPSDPGTLTELPRPLTDAERALVGAGNQFALGLFRQVGGQGAENVFISPLSASMALGMTMNGARGQTLDEMRATLGFGSLAMADVNGSYRSLIELLLGLDRGVDVRLANSVWYRREFPFETSFLETCRTYFGAKAAGLDFGSPAAVDSINRWASQATSGRIDKIVEKIDGDDIMFLVNALYFKGSWRAAFDPAQTTQAPFHGADGVDRTVPLMVRGGNYRHVWRPEYQAVDLPYGNGAFVMTVVLPREGHGVDALVGSLDAARWQEITAALDGVQETEMSVFLPRFRVTYEKTLNDALKALGMPLAFTDAADFTALSPAGGVYVSEVLQKSFVEVNEEGTEAAAVTSVNVGLVSVPPSFRADRPFVFAIRERFSGTILFIGKIAKLGD